One Nocardia farcinica genomic region harbors:
- a CDS encoding CoA-acylating methylmalonate-semialdehyde dehydrogenase, with translation MVRELTHFIGGQHVAGTSGKFGDVYDPNIGQVQARVPLASKSEVEAAIANAEAAQQEWAAFNPQKRARVMMKFLALVQDEMDSLAALLSSEHGKTIADAKGDIQRGLEVIEFAVGIPHLLKGEYTEGAGTGIDVYSMRQPLGVVAGITPFNFPAMIPLWKAGPALACGNAFVLKPSERDPSVPLRLAELFLEAGLPAGVFNVINGDKEAVDTLLHDPRIKAVGFVGSTPIAQYIYETATANGKRAQCFGGAKNHAIVMPDADLDDVADQLIGAGYGSAGERCMAISVAVPVGEETADRLVAKLTERVHKLNVGRSDDPGADFGPLVGKDGVDRVNNYVQIGIDEGAELVVDGRGLTVEGGEDGYFVGATLFDKVTPEMRIYKEEIFGPVVSVVRAKDYEEGLRLANEHEYGNGVAIFTRDGDTARDFAARVQVGMVGINVPIPVPIAYYTFGGWKRSGFGDLNQHGPDSIRFYTKTKTVTQRWPEGGSRAVLSGRSAASASNAFVIPTMD, from the coding sequence ATGGTTCGGGAACTCACTCACTTCATCGGCGGGCAGCACGTCGCGGGCACGTCGGGCAAGTTCGGCGACGTCTACGACCCCAACATCGGCCAGGTGCAGGCCAGGGTGCCGCTGGCGAGCAAGTCCGAGGTCGAGGCCGCCATCGCGAACGCCGAAGCGGCGCAGCAGGAGTGGGCCGCGTTCAACCCGCAGAAGCGTGCCCGCGTCATGATGAAGTTCCTCGCCCTGGTGCAGGACGAGATGGACAGCCTGGCCGCGCTGCTGTCCAGCGAGCACGGCAAGACCATCGCCGACGCCAAGGGCGACATCCAGCGCGGTCTCGAGGTCATCGAGTTCGCCGTCGGCATCCCGCACCTGCTCAAGGGCGAATACACCGAGGGCGCGGGCACCGGCATCGACGTCTACTCGATGCGCCAGCCGCTCGGCGTCGTCGCGGGCATCACCCCGTTCAACTTCCCGGCCATGATCCCGCTGTGGAAGGCCGGACCGGCGCTGGCCTGCGGTAACGCCTTCGTGCTCAAGCCCTCCGAGCGCGACCCCTCGGTCCCGCTGCGGCTCGCCGAGCTGTTCCTCGAGGCCGGCCTGCCCGCGGGCGTGTTCAACGTGATCAACGGCGACAAGGAGGCCGTCGACACGCTGCTGCACGACCCGCGTATCAAGGCCGTCGGCTTCGTCGGTTCCACCCCGATCGCGCAGTACATCTACGAGACCGCCACCGCCAACGGCAAGCGCGCCCAGTGCTTCGGCGGCGCGAAGAACCACGCCATCGTCATGCCCGACGCCGACCTCGACGACGTGGCCGACCAGCTCATCGGCGCGGGCTACGGCTCCGCAGGCGAGCGCTGCATGGCGATCTCGGTGGCGGTGCCGGTCGGGGAAGAGACCGCCGATCGGCTGGTCGCCAAGCTCACCGAGCGGGTGCACAAGCTCAACGTCGGCCGCTCCGACGACCCGGGCGCCGACTTCGGCCCGCTGGTCGGCAAGGACGGTGTGGACCGGGTGAACAACTATGTGCAGATCGGCATCGACGAGGGCGCCGAACTGGTCGTGGACGGCCGTGGCCTGACCGTCGAAGGCGGCGAGGACGGCTACTTCGTCGGCGCGACCCTGTTCGACAAGGTCACCCCGGAGATGCGCATCTACAAGGAGGAGATCTTCGGCCCCGTCGTCTCGGTGGTGCGCGCCAAGGACTACGAGGAGGGCCTGCGCCTGGCCAACGAGCACGAGTACGGCAACGGCGTGGCGATCTTCACCCGCGACGGTGACACCGCCCGCGATTTCGCCGCCCGCGTGCAGGTCGGCATGGTCGGCATCAACGTGCCGATCCCGGTGCCGATCGCCTACTACACCTTCGGCGGCTGGAAGCGTTCCGGCTTCGGCGATCTCAACCAGCACGGCCCCGACTCGATCCGCTTCTACACCAAGACCAAGACCGTGACGCAGCGCTGGCCGGAGGGCGGAAGCCGAGCTGTGCTGTCGGGACGCTCCGCAGCCTCCGCGTCCAACGCGTTCGTCATCCCGACCATGGACTGA
- a CDS encoding enoyl-CoA hydratase/isomerase family protein, with amino-acid sequence MTDTSDVIIDKRDGLGLITLNRPKAINALNHPMALAITEALRAWATDDEVRTVVVTGAGERGLCAGGDIVAIHADAKSGNTGADSPTGRFWRDEYILNALIGRYPKPYVVVMDGIVMGGGVGLSGHGSHRIVTERSKVGMPEVGIGFVPDVGGTYLLSRAPGEIGTHVALTTARMSAGDAIAAGFADYFVPSEHIPALLDTLRSETADVAIAKFATTAPESALVAQRDWIDSCYSAPTVEEIVERLQTADAPEARAAAADILGKSPVALKVTLRSLRAARELGSLEAVLDEEYRVSIASLGSHDLVEGIRAQVIDKDRNPRWSPATLAEVTDEQVAAYFAELGDKELALATPEAQQ; translated from the coding sequence ATGACCGACACGTCCGACGTCATCATCGACAAGCGCGACGGGCTCGGCCTGATCACGCTGAACCGGCCCAAGGCCATCAACGCGCTGAACCATCCGATGGCACTGGCCATCACCGAGGCGCTGCGCGCCTGGGCCACCGACGACGAGGTCCGCACGGTCGTCGTCACCGGCGCGGGGGAGCGCGGCCTGTGCGCGGGCGGCGACATCGTCGCCATCCACGCCGACGCGAAAAGCGGTAACACGGGCGCCGATTCGCCCACCGGCCGGTTCTGGCGCGACGAGTACATCCTCAACGCGCTCATCGGCCGCTACCCCAAGCCGTACGTGGTGGTCATGGACGGCATCGTCATGGGCGGCGGCGTCGGCCTGTCCGGCCACGGCAGCCACCGCATCGTCACCGAGCGCTCCAAGGTCGGCATGCCCGAGGTCGGCATCGGCTTCGTCCCCGACGTCGGCGGCACCTACCTGCTCTCCCGCGCGCCGGGGGAGATCGGCACCCATGTCGCGCTGACCACCGCGCGGATGAGCGCCGGTGACGCGATCGCGGCGGGCTTCGCCGACTACTTCGTACCGTCCGAGCACATCCCGGCGCTGCTGGACACCCTGCGCAGCGAGACCGCCGACGTGGCCATCGCCAAATTCGCCACGACCGCACCGGAATCCGCGCTCGTCGCGCAGCGCGACTGGATCGACAGCTGCTACAGCGCGCCCACCGTCGAGGAGATCGTGGAGCGGCTGCAGACCGCCGACGCGCCCGAGGCCCGCGCCGCCGCGGCCGACATCCTCGGCAAATCGCCGGTCGCGCTGAAGGTCACGCTGCGTTCGCTGCGCGCCGCGCGGGAACTCGGCAGCCTGGAGGCCGTGCTGGACGAGGAATATCGGGTGTCGATCGCCTCGCTCGGCTCGCACGACCTGGTCGAGGGCATCCGCGCCCAGGTCATCGACAAGGACCGCAACCCGCGATGGTCCCCGGCCACCCTCGCCGAGGTCACCGACGAGCAGGTCGCGGCCTACTTCGCCGAACTCGGCGACAAGGAACTCGCACTGGCGACACCGGAGGCACAGCAGTGA
- a CDS encoding acyl-CoA dehydrogenase family protein translates to MFTLDEDEKAIRDTAREFADEFLAPNALDWDEHKHFPVDVLRKAGPLGLGGIYVHEDMGGSGLRRLDAVRIFEQLATGCPSVAAYISIHNMATWMIDAYGSPDQRSRWLPGLTAMELLGSYALTEPGVGSDAAALSTKAVRDGDDYILNGAKQFISGAGANDVYVMMVRTGDDGARGISALIVPADTPGLSVGPNEKKMGWNAQPTRQVILEDARVPVANRLGAEGDGFRIAMNGLNGGRLNIAACSVGGAQAALDKTVPYLAQRNAFGKPLLRNQALQFDLADMRTQLEAARTLLWRAAAALDADAPDKVELCAMAKRFATDAGFEVANKALQLHGGYGYLAEYGLEKIVRDLRVHQILEGTNEIMRVVVARSVVGAA, encoded by the coding sequence ATGTTCACACTCGACGAGGACGAAAAGGCGATCCGCGACACCGCGCGCGAGTTCGCCGACGAGTTCCTGGCACCCAACGCGCTGGACTGGGACGAGCACAAACACTTCCCCGTGGACGTACTGCGCAAGGCGGGCCCGCTCGGGCTCGGCGGCATCTACGTGCACGAGGACATGGGCGGTTCCGGCCTGCGCAGGCTCGACGCGGTCCGCATCTTCGAGCAGCTGGCCACCGGCTGCCCGTCGGTGGCGGCCTACATCTCCATCCACAACATGGCCACGTGGATGATCGACGCATACGGCTCGCCCGACCAGCGGTCCCGCTGGCTGCCCGGGCTGACCGCGATGGAACTGCTGGGCAGCTACGCGCTCACCGAACCCGGCGTCGGCTCGGACGCGGCGGCGCTGAGCACCAAGGCGGTGCGCGACGGCGACGACTACATCCTCAACGGCGCCAAGCAGTTCATCTCCGGCGCGGGCGCCAACGACGTCTACGTGATGATGGTGCGCACCGGCGACGACGGCGCGCGCGGCATCTCGGCGTTGATCGTGCCCGCCGACACCCCGGGCCTCTCGGTCGGTCCGAACGAGAAGAAGATGGGCTGGAACGCTCAGCCCACCCGTCAGGTGATCCTGGAGGATGCCCGGGTGCCGGTGGCCAACCGGCTCGGCGCAGAGGGTGACGGCTTCCGTATCGCCATGAACGGACTCAACGGCGGCCGCCTCAACATCGCCGCCTGCTCGGTCGGCGGCGCGCAGGCCGCCTTGGACAAGACCGTGCCGTATCTGGCGCAGCGCAACGCCTTCGGCAAGCCGCTGCTGCGCAACCAGGCCCTCCAGTTCGACCTGGCCGACATGCGCACCCAGCTGGAGGCGGCCAGGACGCTGCTGTGGCGGGCCGCCGCCGCGCTCGACGCGGACGCCCCGGACAAGGTGGAGCTGTGCGCGATGGCCAAGCGCTTCGCCACCGACGCCGGGTTCGAGGTCGCCAACAAGGCCCTGCAACTGCACGGCGGCTACGGTTACCTGGCCGAATACGGCCTGGAGAAGATCGTCCGGGATCTACGGGTGCACCAGATCCTGGAGGGCACGAACGAGATCATGCGGGTGGTCGTCGCCCGCTCGGTGGTAGGAGCAGCATGA
- the mmsB gene encoding 3-hydroxyisobutyrate dehydrogenase — protein MSKKIGFLGLGHMGAPMAANLVKAGHDVLAYDPVPAAQEQARADGATVVATAVEAAAGREIVITMLPNGKLVLDVYAELLPAAAPGTLFIDCSTIDVADAKAAAERAVAAGHRALDAPVSGGVAGAAAGTLTFMVGGAADDFAAALPVLEVMGGKVVHCGGAGVGQAAKICNNMLLGISMIALSEALVLGEKLGLSHQSFFDVVSTASGQSWALTSYCPVPGPVPTSPANNDYQPGFATALMTKDLGLAANALRANGVDGQLGALAAEIYTRFNQTDADRDFSAIVTDVRNRSEQEGDQ, from the coding sequence GTGAGCAAGAAGATCGGATTCCTCGGCCTCGGCCACATGGGCGCGCCGATGGCGGCCAACCTGGTGAAGGCGGGCCACGACGTGCTCGCCTACGACCCGGTGCCCGCCGCGCAGGAGCAGGCCCGCGCCGACGGCGCCACCGTCGTCGCCACCGCCGTCGAGGCGGCCGCCGGCCGCGAGATCGTCATCACCATGCTGCCCAACGGCAAGCTGGTCCTCGACGTCTACGCCGAGCTGCTGCCCGCCGCCGCGCCCGGCACCCTGTTCATCGACTGTTCGACCATCGACGTCGCCGACGCCAAGGCCGCCGCCGAACGCGCGGTCGCGGCGGGGCATCGCGCGCTGGACGCCCCGGTCTCCGGCGGGGTGGCCGGTGCGGCCGCTGGCACGCTGACCTTCATGGTCGGCGGTGCGGCCGACGATTTCGCGGCCGCGCTGCCGGTGCTCGAGGTGATGGGCGGCAAGGTGGTGCACTGCGGCGGCGCCGGCGTCGGCCAAGCCGCCAAGATCTGCAACAACATGCTGCTCGGCATCTCGATGATCGCGCTGTCGGAGGCGCTGGTGCTCGGCGAGAAGCTGGGCCTGAGCCACCAGTCCTTCTTCGACGTGGTGTCCACCGCGTCGGGCCAGAGCTGGGCGTTGACCAGCTACTGTCCGGTGCCGGGACCGGTGCCGACCAGTCCGGCCAACAACGACTACCAGCCGGGATTCGCCACCGCGCTGATGACCAAGGACCTCGGCCTGGCCGCGAACGCCTTGCGCGCCAACGGCGTCGACGGGCAGCTCGGCGCGCTCGCCGCCGAGATCTACACCCGGTTCAACCAGACCGATGCCGACCGGGACTTCTCGGCTATCGTCACCGATGTCCGCAACCGATCCGAGCAAGAGGGTGACCAGTGA